In Hyperolius riggenbachi isolate aHypRig1 chromosome 10, aHypRig1.pri, whole genome shotgun sequence, a genomic segment contains:
- the LOC137534729 gene encoding zinc finger protein 271-like isoform X1 — MMENQPPLTSPDGSSNRNPPETCTGPLYSQDCIQGFHNYTQHNQCEDEVYVKVKVEEEEETTHVKDDLWSVEEGHMMRTIKAEEEEEMYGGSDLQSTEEGGMMWTVKGEEEETYVRGDQQAKKGEPMMPIKKEECSTVISSDGCYIRNNQEHLISPPDLNAEDNGVTQYSPGGNPITGNTHHRLYHEEKSLDPSKPEEASDTSHPATCNIQPGFYGVNRLLDEGNYKESSTATSHTIIVTADNMGFACTECGKCFTRKYSLVLHQRMHSGERPFSCSECGKSFSRKPYLTSHQKIHEGESSFSCPECGKCFPRKVQLVAHQRIHLIRPAGDKNFPCSHCNKYFTKHSRLVIHERTHTGERPFSCSECGKSFSHKSTLKTHWRLHTGEHPYSCQECGKCFTVRSSLLHHQRKHTGEQRYNCEECEKSFTSKRSFLHHQRSHTGQHPFSCSECGKGFPAKSALVTHQRIHTGEQPFSCEECGKCFIRQSSLNAHQKSHTGERPFSCLKCGKRFSRRDIVIKHQRSKSCFPVKGDNPTPQKGHTSVHPFSCSECGKCLYSKQDLLVHQRKHTGERPFSCSVCRKGFMLKQVLLLHERSHTGERPFLCSECGKCFSSQGNLLIHQRIHSGERPFQCSECGKSFSRKGQLIIHQRRHTGELPFSCSECGKHFIQKRELHLHQRRHTGERPFLCSVCGIGFSRRGTLIIHQRKHTGERPFSCSECGKHFTGKGSLIAHQKTHSH; from the exons atgatggagaatcagccgcccctcacatcaccgg atggatccagtaacagaaacccaccagagacatgtacaggtcctctttattcccaggattgtataCAAGGTTTTCACAATTATACACAACATAACCAG TGTGAAGACGAAGTTTATGTAAAAGTTAaggttgaagaagaagaagagacgacACATGTCAAGGATGACCTGTGGTCTGTGGAGGAGGgacacatgatgaggacaattaaagctgaggaagaagaagaaatgtATGGAGGGAGTGATCTGCAATCTACAGAGGAGGGTGGAATGATGTGGACGGTTAaaggggaagaagaagagacttatgtgaggggtgatcaacAGGCAAAAAAGGGTGAACCGATGATGCCAATTAAAAAGGAAGAATGCTCAACAGTTATCAGCTCAG ATGGATGTTACATCAGGAACAACCAAGAGCATCTTATCTCACCTCCAGATCTTAATGCAGAAGATAATGGCGTCACACAGTATTCTCCAGGAGGAAACCCCATTACTGGAAATACACATCACAGACTTTACCATGAGGAGAAATCGCTGGATCCTTCTAAACCTGAGGAAGCCTCTGACACATCACATCCTGCTACATGTAATATCCAACCAGGATTTTATGGTGTAAATAGGCTGTTAGATGAGGGAAATTATAAGGAATCCTCTACAGCTACATCACACACTATTATAGTGACAGCAGATAACATGGGATTTGCATGTACTGAATGCGGCAAGTGTTTCACAAGGAAATACTCTCTGGTTCTGCACCAGAGAATGCATAGTGGGGAACGCCCCttttcatgctcagagtgtgggaaaagcttcAGCCGCAAACCGTACCTCACTTCTCACCAGAAAATTCACGAAGGAGAGAGTTCTTTTtcttgtcctgagtgtgggaagtgtttcCCTCGAAAAGTCCAGCTTGTCGCACACCAGAGAATACATCTTATTAGACCCGCAGGTGATAAGAATTTCCCATGCTCACACTGCAACAAGTACTTCACTAAACATTCACGCCTAGTtatacatgagagaactcacacagggGAGAGGCCtttctcatgttcagagtgtgggaaaagtttcagTCACAAATCAACTCTTAAGACACACTGGAGACTTCACACGGGTGAGCATCCTTACTCATGCcaggagtgtgggaaatgttttactgtcagatccagccttcttcatcaccagaggaAGCACACAGGTGAACAGCGGTATAACTGTGAAGAATGTGAGAAAAGCTTCACTTCTAAACGATCCTTTCTACATCACCAAAGAAGCCACACCGGCCAGCATCCTTTctcgtgttcagagtgtgggaaagggttcCCTGCAAAATCAGCCCTTGTTACACACcaaagaattcacacaggtgagcagcctttttcatgtgaagagtgtgggaaatgttttatacgaCAGTCGAGCCTTAACGCTCACCAGAAAAGTCACACCGGTGAACGTCCCTTTTCATGTTTGAAATGTGGAAAACGTTTCTCAAGAAGAGACATTGTAATAAAACATCAGAGGTCAAAATCTTGTTTCCCTGTGAAAGGTGACAACCCTACACCTCAGAAAGGTCACACAAGTGTGCATCctttttcatgttctgagtgtgggaaatgcttataTTCTAAACAAGATCTCCTTGTGCACCAACGAaagcacacaggagagcgtcccttTTCATGTTCAGTTTGTCGGAAAGGTTTCATGCTGAAACAAGTCCTTCTCCTACATGAAAGGAGCCACACTGGGGAGCGGCCTTTCttgtgttcagaatgtgggaagtgTTTCTCTTCTCAAGGGAACTTACTCATCCACCAGAGAATTCACTCCGGTGAACGGCCTTttcaatgttcagagtgtgggaaaagcttcAGTCGGAAAGGACAACTTATTATACACCAAAGAAGGCACACAGGAGAGcttcctttttcatgttcagagtgtgggaaacacTTCATACAGAAAAGAGAACTTCATTTGCACCAGAGAAGGCACACAGGCGAACGTCCTTTTCTGTGTTCAGTGTGCGGGATAGGTTTTAGTCGGAGAGGTACACTtattatacaccaaagaaaacacACAGGAgagcggcctttttcatgttctgaatgtgggaaacattttacAGGGAAAGGGAGTCTTATTGCACATCAGAAAACACATTCCCACTGA
- the LOC137534729 gene encoding zinc finger protein 271-like isoform X2 has translation MDPVTETHQRHVQVLFIPRIVYKCEDEVYVKVKVEEEEETTHVKDDLWSVEEGHMMRTIKAEEEEEMYGGSDLQSTEEGGMMWTVKGEEEETYVRGDQQAKKGEPMMPIKKEECSTVISSDGCYIRNNQEHLISPPDLNAEDNGVTQYSPGGNPITGNTHHRLYHEEKSLDPSKPEEASDTSHPATCNIQPGFYGVNRLLDEGNYKESSTATSHTIIVTADNMGFACTECGKCFTRKYSLVLHQRMHSGERPFSCSECGKSFSRKPYLTSHQKIHEGESSFSCPECGKCFPRKVQLVAHQRIHLIRPAGDKNFPCSHCNKYFTKHSRLVIHERTHTGERPFSCSECGKSFSHKSTLKTHWRLHTGEHPYSCQECGKCFTVRSSLLHHQRKHTGEQRYNCEECEKSFTSKRSFLHHQRSHTGQHPFSCSECGKGFPAKSALVTHQRIHTGEQPFSCEECGKCFIRQSSLNAHQKSHTGERPFSCLKCGKRFSRRDIVIKHQRSKSCFPVKGDNPTPQKGHTSVHPFSCSECGKCLYSKQDLLVHQRKHTGERPFSCSVCRKGFMLKQVLLLHERSHTGERPFLCSECGKCFSSQGNLLIHQRIHSGERPFQCSECGKSFSRKGQLIIHQRRHTGELPFSCSECGKHFIQKRELHLHQRRHTGERPFLCSVCGIGFSRRGTLIIHQRKHTGERPFSCSECGKHFTGKGSLIAHQKTHSH, from the exons atggatccagtaacagaaacccaccagagacatgtacaggtcctctttattcccaggattgtataCAAG TGTGAAGACGAAGTTTATGTAAAAGTTAaggttgaagaagaagaagagacgacACATGTCAAGGATGACCTGTGGTCTGTGGAGGAGGgacacatgatgaggacaattaaagctgaggaagaagaagaaatgtATGGAGGGAGTGATCTGCAATCTACAGAGGAGGGTGGAATGATGTGGACGGTTAaaggggaagaagaagagacttatgtgaggggtgatcaacAGGCAAAAAAGGGTGAACCGATGATGCCAATTAAAAAGGAAGAATGCTCAACAGTTATCAGCTCAG ATGGATGTTACATCAGGAACAACCAAGAGCATCTTATCTCACCTCCAGATCTTAATGCAGAAGATAATGGCGTCACACAGTATTCTCCAGGAGGAAACCCCATTACTGGAAATACACATCACAGACTTTACCATGAGGAGAAATCGCTGGATCCTTCTAAACCTGAGGAAGCCTCTGACACATCACATCCTGCTACATGTAATATCCAACCAGGATTTTATGGTGTAAATAGGCTGTTAGATGAGGGAAATTATAAGGAATCCTCTACAGCTACATCACACACTATTATAGTGACAGCAGATAACATGGGATTTGCATGTACTGAATGCGGCAAGTGTTTCACAAGGAAATACTCTCTGGTTCTGCACCAGAGAATGCATAGTGGGGAACGCCCCttttcatgctcagagtgtgggaaaagcttcAGCCGCAAACCGTACCTCACTTCTCACCAGAAAATTCACGAAGGAGAGAGTTCTTTTtcttgtcctgagtgtgggaagtgtttcCCTCGAAAAGTCCAGCTTGTCGCACACCAGAGAATACATCTTATTAGACCCGCAGGTGATAAGAATTTCCCATGCTCACACTGCAACAAGTACTTCACTAAACATTCACGCCTAGTtatacatgagagaactcacacagggGAGAGGCCtttctcatgttcagagtgtgggaaaagtttcagTCACAAATCAACTCTTAAGACACACTGGAGACTTCACACGGGTGAGCATCCTTACTCATGCcaggagtgtgggaaatgttttactgtcagatccagccttcttcatcaccagaggaAGCACACAGGTGAACAGCGGTATAACTGTGAAGAATGTGAGAAAAGCTTCACTTCTAAACGATCCTTTCTACATCACCAAAGAAGCCACACCGGCCAGCATCCTTTctcgtgttcagagtgtgggaaagggttcCCTGCAAAATCAGCCCTTGTTACACACcaaagaattcacacaggtgagcagcctttttcatgtgaagagtgtgggaaatgttttatacgaCAGTCGAGCCTTAACGCTCACCAGAAAAGTCACACCGGTGAACGTCCCTTTTCATGTTTGAAATGTGGAAAACGTTTCTCAAGAAGAGACATTGTAATAAAACATCAGAGGTCAAAATCTTGTTTCCCTGTGAAAGGTGACAACCCTACACCTCAGAAAGGTCACACAAGTGTGCATCctttttcatgttctgagtgtgggaaatgcttataTTCTAAACAAGATCTCCTTGTGCACCAACGAaagcacacaggagagcgtcccttTTCATGTTCAGTTTGTCGGAAAGGTTTCATGCTGAAACAAGTCCTTCTCCTACATGAAAGGAGCCACACTGGGGAGCGGCCTTTCttgtgttcagaatgtgggaagtgTTTCTCTTCTCAAGGGAACTTACTCATCCACCAGAGAATTCACTCCGGTGAACGGCCTTttcaatgttcagagtgtgggaaaagcttcAGTCGGAAAGGACAACTTATTATACACCAAAGAAGGCACACAGGAGAGcttcctttttcatgttcagagtgtgggaaacacTTCATACAGAAAAGAGAACTTCATTTGCACCAGAGAAGGCACACAGGCGAACGTCCTTTTCTGTGTTCAGTGTGCGGGATAGGTTTTAGTCGGAGAGGTACACTtattatacaccaaagaaaacacACAGGAgagcggcctttttcatgttctgaatgtgggaaacattttacAGGGAAAGGGAGTCTTATTGCACATCAGAAAACACATTCCCACTGA